From Pseudarthrobacter equi, a single genomic window includes:
- a CDS encoding nuclear transport factor 2 family protein, with protein MRKVTLETRVAIEALVAELLWRLDHGKADTTWELYTEDAVSTGPLGDMDGRDAIKAWGERRAKVTGVLGRHLIGGIRLEWVGEELHGWTQYLTFRDSSENPLMPASVGEFREVYRTVDGEWKIARREINPIFGGMNAAAHAKRLTESAAT; from the coding sequence ATGCGTAAAGTGACGCTCGAAACCAGGGTGGCCATTGAGGCGCTCGTCGCGGAATTGTTGTGGCGGCTCGATCACGGCAAGGCGGACACAACCTGGGAGCTTTACACGGAAGACGCTGTATCCACGGGCCCCCTGGGCGACATGGATGGCCGTGATGCCATCAAGGCCTGGGGCGAACGCCGTGCCAAGGTCACAGGAGTTTTGGGCCGCCATCTCATCGGCGGCATCCGTTTGGAATGGGTAGGCGAGGAGCTCCATGGCTGGACGCAGTACCTGACATTCCGGGACTCCTCGGAGAACCCGCTGATGCCGGCCAGCGTGGGTGAGTTCCGGGAGGTCTACCGCACGGTAGACGGCGAGTGGAAGATCGCGCGACGCGAGATCAACCCCATTTTTGGCGGAATGAACGCTGCTGCGCACGCCAAGCGCCTGACGGAAAGCGCCGCGACATGA
- a CDS encoding HpcH/HpaI aldolase family protein, with translation MKWESRGGKPPALLHQAIPSLSVTEWALAAGYDGVVVDLQHGEVGLESACTMLRAAPRDSAYSYARVGSLDPAPILRLLDSGARGIIAPTIESGEQARMLVEATKYPGVGNRSLGPSRPALYKGESYTEAGNREVSTIAQIETVAGLKNAEEIVTTPGLDSIYIGPADLAVSFGLPGRGDWEDGPVREAIVHLAALAREHGVTLGIYSGSGAYAADLLDRELVDYVGLGIDLVFLSRAAQESIKTLRGTK, from the coding sequence ATGAAGTGGGAGAGCCGTGGCGGCAAGCCGCCCGCACTCTTGCACCAGGCAATCCCTTCGCTCTCCGTCACGGAGTGGGCCCTGGCTGCCGGCTACGACGGCGTGGTGGTCGACTTGCAGCACGGCGAAGTTGGATTGGAATCAGCCTGCACCATGCTGAGGGCCGCACCCCGCGATTCCGCCTACAGCTATGCGCGGGTCGGAAGCCTTGATCCCGCCCCCATCCTTCGTCTCCTCGACAGCGGTGCACGCGGAATCATTGCCCCTACCATCGAGTCGGGCGAACAGGCACGAATGCTGGTGGAAGCCACTAAGTACCCCGGCGTGGGCAACCGTAGTCTCGGTCCCAGCAGACCTGCCCTCTACAAGGGAGAGTCCTACACCGAAGCAGGCAACCGCGAAGTGTCCACCATCGCCCAGATCGAAACAGTGGCCGGCCTAAAGAACGCGGAGGAGATCGTCACGACTCCCGGCCTGGACTCCATCTACATCGGTCCGGCGGACCTGGCCGTGTCTTTCGGCCTTCCGGGCAGGGGCGACTGGGAAGATGGGCCCGTCCGCGAGGCCATAGTCCATCTGGCTGCCTTAGCGAGGGAACACGGCGTGACCCTGGGTATCTATTCGGGCTCCGGTGCCTATGCAGCAGACCTTCTTGACCGGGAACTCGTCGACTATGTCGGCCTCGGCATTGACCTCGTATTCCTTAGCCGTGCGGCACAGGAATCCATTAAGACCCTGAGGGGCACAAAATGA
- a CDS encoding bifunctional 3-(3-hydroxy-phenyl)propionate/3-hydroxycinnamic acid hydroxylase, which yields MSDRKDVIIIGAGPVGLTLANLLGQFGVSTVVFEGRDELIDYPRAVGIDDEALRTMQTIGLVDKVLPHTVPDQKIRIVNGERKVLAEINPTTREFGWPRRNGFIQPLVDKALLEGLARYPHVEVRFGCRVEAFESASDGVTATVSTPTGEERVSGSYVVGCDGGRSLTRQHLGLAFEGETRSTRGLVIDVANDPIGTPHAVFGGDPSRGYATLSLPHGIRRWEFTLFEGESEEVAEDDEFVFSLLAPHVPDPASLDIIRRRVYAHHARVAEKFRVGRFMLAGDAAHVMPVVAGQGWNSGIRDALNLGWKLAAVVQGKAGDRLLDSYEDERREHVKAMVALSLNMANLVTDHNRLRTAVRDMAAAVVDRLPKARARLNSQGYKPMPKYDHGVVVPSKLPTWKSLPDREDAPRTVGTLFPQPTVRNADGESVLLDDATGQGWRVVVWNNNPTAFVSEIDAERLARFGGVLVHAVPATQLPWAKAAAAPGVRVVGDESGLLKSWFDERPFSAIIVRPDHVVAAECLAQELSAVLGKVFSVADATFAAQNA from the coding sequence ATGAGCGACCGCAAGGACGTAATTATCATCGGAGCCGGTCCGGTTGGTTTGACCCTGGCCAACCTCCTTGGCCAGTTTGGCGTCAGCACCGTGGTCTTTGAAGGCCGCGATGAACTCATTGACTACCCGCGCGCCGTCGGCATTGACGACGAGGCGCTCCGGACCATGCAGACCATTGGTTTGGTGGACAAAGTTTTGCCGCACACTGTGCCGGACCAGAAAATCCGGATCGTCAACGGCGAGCGCAAGGTGCTGGCGGAGATCAATCCCACCACCCGTGAGTTCGGCTGGCCCCGAAGGAACGGCTTTATCCAGCCCCTGGTTGATAAGGCCCTGCTCGAAGGCCTGGCGCGGTACCCCCACGTCGAAGTGCGTTTCGGATGCCGCGTTGAGGCTTTTGAGTCTGCTTCCGACGGCGTCACCGCCACGGTCAGCACGCCCACCGGTGAGGAGCGGGTTAGCGGCAGCTACGTCGTGGGTTGCGACGGCGGCCGGTCGCTGACCCGTCAGCATCTTGGGCTGGCCTTCGAAGGCGAAACCCGCTCCACGCGCGGACTCGTGATCGACGTCGCCAACGATCCAATCGGCACACCGCATGCGGTATTCGGTGGAGACCCCAGCCGCGGCTATGCAACGCTTAGCCTGCCCCACGGTATCCGGCGCTGGGAGTTCACGCTGTTCGAAGGGGAATCGGAAGAGGTGGCCGAGGACGACGAGTTCGTCTTCTCCCTCTTGGCCCCCCATGTGCCCGATCCCGCGAGCCTCGACATCATCCGCCGTCGGGTGTATGCCCACCACGCCCGCGTTGCGGAGAAGTTCCGCGTGGGGCGTTTCATGCTGGCGGGCGATGCCGCCCACGTCATGCCCGTTGTGGCTGGCCAGGGGTGGAACTCCGGCATTCGGGATGCCCTGAACCTGGGCTGGAAACTCGCAGCCGTGGTCCAGGGCAAAGCGGGCGACCGCTTGCTTGATTCCTACGAAGACGAACGCCGTGAACACGTGAAGGCCATGGTGGCACTTTCACTGAACATGGCGAATCTCGTGACGGACCACAACAGGCTGCGCACGGCTGTCCGCGATATGGCTGCTGCCGTGGTGGACCGGCTTCCCAAGGCCCGTGCCCGCCTGAACAGCCAAGGCTACAAACCGATGCCCAAATACGATCACGGCGTTGTGGTTCCGTCGAAGCTCCCCACGTGGAAGTCTCTCCCCGACAGGGAGGACGCGCCCCGTACTGTGGGAACGTTGTTCCCGCAGCCCACAGTCCGAAACGCGGACGGTGAGTCGGTCCTGTTGGACGACGCCACCGGCCAAGGGTGGCGAGTAGTGGTTTGGAACAACAATCCCACGGCATTCGTGAGTGAGATTGACGCAGAAAGGCTTGCGAGGTTCGGCGGTGTCCTGGTGCATGCAGTTCCGGCCACGCAGCTGCCGTGGGCCAAAGCGGCGGCCGCGCCTGGCGTGCGGGTGGTGGGCGACGAAAGCGGCCTGCTGAAGTCCTGGTTCGACGAGAGGCCCTTCTCTGCCATCATCGTGCGGCCGGACCACGTGGTGGCTGCTGAGTGCCTGGCACAGGAACTCAGTGCGGTCTTGGGCAAGGTTTTCAGCGTGGCCGACGCCACATTCGCTGCTCAAAACGCATAA
- a CDS encoding ABC transporter substrate-binding protein, giving the protein MNIKKTRTATIAALGLALTLSGCASGSVDGSAPAAAGSTSEGLTKVTYGIFPSNTVAAFQVAKDKGFFEKHGIDLQLVVGAGSSAAQLPALATGELDFMLASPVTALTAATQGLDVRIIEGVTQNDPKIVEDSTAVVVGASSNIKSARDLEGKKVSVNALGGIGEIGIREAVAKDGGDPKKVTFVQLSFPEVAAQIEAGQIDAGMAGSPFMQQVVSKGGRVVSDFIHDTGLGTNELVSISSGNLVQSDPDKVKRFTEAMKEALPFLVENNDLIRDAMPAALGTDPAAAKKAQLSLYSPDISKETIQLFADLLVKYGIVSTKPDVDKVIWKP; this is encoded by the coding sequence ATGAACATCAAGAAAACCCGCACAGCTACCATTGCTGCCCTGGGCTTGGCATTGACCCTCAGCGGCTGCGCATCCGGATCCGTGGATGGGAGTGCCCCGGCAGCAGCAGGAAGCACATCCGAGGGACTCACCAAGGTCACCTACGGAATTTTCCCGTCCAACACCGTGGCAGCTTTCCAAGTCGCCAAGGACAAAGGCTTCTTCGAAAAGCATGGAATCGACTTGCAGCTGGTAGTGGGTGCGGGCAGCAGCGCGGCACAGTTGCCGGCGCTGGCAACCGGGGAACTGGACTTCATGCTGGCAAGCCCTGTTACGGCGCTGACGGCAGCAACGCAGGGTCTGGACGTACGAATTATTGAGGGTGTCACCCAGAACGACCCCAAGATCGTGGAAGATTCAACGGCAGTCGTTGTCGGAGCTTCATCAAACATCAAGTCTGCCCGCGATCTTGAAGGCAAAAAGGTCTCGGTGAACGCCTTGGGTGGTATCGGTGAGATCGGCATCCGTGAAGCAGTAGCCAAGGACGGCGGCGACCCGAAGAAGGTGACGTTCGTTCAGTTGTCCTTCCCGGAAGTTGCAGCCCAGATCGAAGCAGGCCAGATCGACGCCGGCATGGCAGGCTCTCCCTTCATGCAGCAGGTGGTGTCCAAGGGCGGCCGGGTGGTCAGTGACTTCATCCACGACACGGGCCTCGGCACGAACGAACTGGTTTCCATCTCCAGCGGCAACCTGGTGCAAAGCGATCCGGACAAGGTCAAGCGGTTCACTGAAGCCATGAAAGAGGCCCTGCCCTTCCTGGTCGAAAACAATGATCTGATCCGCGACGCCATGCCGGCGGCCCTCGGAACCGACCCCGCAGCCGCGAAGAAGGCACAGCTGTCCCTTTACAGCCCGGATATCTCGAAAGAGACCATCCAGCTTTTCGCGGATCTGCTCGTCAAGTATGGCATTGTCAGCACCAAACCGGACGTTGACAAGGTGATCTGGAAGCCATAA